The Cellulosilyticum sp. I15G10I2 genome contains the following window.
TTTTAATACCTTTTATAGTTTTAAGTTGATTATAATAAAAACTAAATAGCTGCCTTTTTTTATCTAGAAGTTCATCTACCCTTTCAATTTGTGCCAGTGCGAGAGAAGCCGTAATATTATTCATAGTATACTGATAACCAAGCTTATCTGACCAAAAAGCGGCTTGACTGTCCGTTCTTCCCATAGATGATAGCAGCTTCGCTTTTTCATAAAGTGTTTCGTTATCTGTTAACAAGATGCCTCCTTCTCCGCTTACAGTCATCTTACCGCCTTGAAAACTAAAACATGAAAGATCACCAAATGAACCCACACGTCTGCCCTTATATTGTGCGGCAATAGAAGGGGCCGCATCTTCAATAACGTAAAGGCCATATTCCTGTGCAATTTTAAGGATTTCTTCCATGTCGGCAGGGTGTCCAAAGGTATGAACAAGCATAATGGCCTTTGTCTTTGATGTAATAGCTTTTCTGATACAACTTGGGTCAATCGTCCAAGTATCCGGATCAATATCTACAAAAACACATTTTGCTCCTGTATACTTAATCGCATAAGCTGTAGCAACCCAGCTAAAATCCGTAACAATCACCTCATCTTGATCACATAAACCTAAAGATGCAGCTGCGAGATGCAAAGCTACGGTACAGCAATGGGTTGCAATAGCATATCTTACGCCTATATAATCTGCAAAGGTTTTTTCAAGTTTTTTAACATAGTTATCATAGTTTTCATACCATCCATTCCAAACTGCATCAAGCACGTAAGATGCCTCTTTTTCAGTAATAGATGGTCCTGCAAAGCTGATTTTTTTATTCAAAAGATTTCCCCCCTGACTAGTGATTACATGACACTTTTGCAGTGTTATGTTATTTTAACTTAAGCCTTTGTAGTCTCTCACAGGCCTCTTCCAGCACCTTATCCTCTTTTGCAAAACAAAGTCTAATAAGATTATTTCCGCCTTCATCATGATAAAAGGCACTGCCAGGTACAACAGCCACACCGGTTTTTTCAAGCAGATACATTGCTTTCTCTTTACTGCTTGTTCCAGGTATCGCACTTACATCTGCTAAAACATAATAAGCGCCCTGGGGTATATAAGGCATAATAGAAGCTTCTTTGAGGGCACTGCATATCAGATTTCTTTTGTGCTCATATTGCTTACTTAATGAAGTATAAAAACTGTCTGGTAATGTGATGATGGCCTTACTTACTCCAGCCTGTAAGGGTGCAGGTGCACATACGTACACCAGATCACTGGCACAGCCTATGGGGTTTGCAAGACTTTCATGACACGCGCTGTAACCAATACGCCATCCAGTAATACTAAAGGTCTTAGAATACCCAGAGATTGTAATAACCCGGTCCTTGATAGATGAAAGAGAGCCAGGGCTAATATGTTGCATACCATCATACACAATATACTCATAAATTTCATCTGTAAAGATGAGAAGATCATGCCGGATACATATCTCTGCTAGCTGATTAATCTCTTCTTGCGAGAATATTTTTCCCGATGGGTTTGAAGGTGTATTAATAACAATTCCCCGTGTCCGTTTGGTAATCAAACTTTCAACTGCTTCTGGATCAAAATGCCAATCTGGCGGCGTTAGCTTCGCATAAACAGGTACGATATCCAGTGCCAGCATAGTATATTCATGGTAACCATAATAAGGCTCAAAAAGGATCATCTCGTCGCCAGGATTTAAAAGTGCAAGACATGCACAGTAGAAAGCACCTGTCGATCCCGATGTAATAACGATGTCAGTATCAGGTTGAGTCTGTATCCCGTTATAATTTAAAAGCTTGTAAGCTACCGCATCTCTAAGCTCTGTAATACCATCAAATCTTGTATAATGATTCTCTCCCTTTTGAATAGCATCTTTTGCTGCGTCCGCAAGTATAGGTGGCAGCGGCATATCACAAATGCCTTGAGATAAATTAATACCACCGCTTTTTTCACACTCTATAGCCATAATTCTTATTTCTGAACGTGTAAGATTTTGCACTCTATTACTTATTATATTTTTCAAAAAAAGCTTCCTCCCTCTTTTCTTTATTAGCTATCAGACTGAAGCCGCATCACTGTATAAGTTTTGCTTGACCCTTGCCCCACCGGATGGTTTTCCGCCTCAATATAAAAGTTATTTCTTTTATAGAATGCAACGGCCCTTGTATTATCTGAAAAGACACGAAGACGAATAATAAGAAGTTTTAAATCTTTAAGTCCCCAACTAGTTAATGCACCTAGGGCAAATGTCATCATACCTGGATGCACTGATTTTTCACCTCTTAATACCGCATCTACTTCACAACTCTGTTCTTCATAATTAAAAGATGAATATCCGATATGCCCAACTTTTTCACCATCTACCGTAACAATAAGAAAAAGTATCCTATCATCTCGTTGAATAATCAGCTCATCCAACCATTTCTCAGTCCC
Protein-coding sequences here:
- a CDS encoding DegT/DnrJ/EryC1/StrS family aminotransferase; the protein is MNKKISFAGPSITEKEASYVLDAVWNGWYENYDNYVKKLEKTFADYIGVRYAIATHCCTVALHLAAASLGLCDQDEVIVTDFSWVATAYAIKYTGAKCVFVDIDPDTWTIDPSCIRKAITSKTKAIMLVHTFGHPADMEEILKIAQEYGLYVIEDAAPSIAAQYKGRRVGSFGDLSCFSFQGGKMTVSGEGGILLTDNETLYEKAKLLSSMGRTDSQAAFWSDKLGYQYTMNNITASLALAQIERVDELLDKKRQLFSFYYNQLKTIKGIKMIKEKEGYMSNYCYPSLLLEGYSKNQRDSILDKLKALNIHARPGFPQMSRFPEFEQRFENPVARMVEERGISLPSAANMTEEDVDFVCKSLLSFL
- a CDS encoding pyridoxal phosphate-dependent aminotransferase produces the protein MKNIISNRVQNLTRSEIRIMAIECEKSGGINLSQGICDMPLPPILADAAKDAIQKGENHYTRFDGITELRDAVAYKLLNYNGIQTQPDTDIVITSGSTGAFYCACLALLNPGDEMILFEPYYGYHEYTMLALDIVPVYAKLTPPDWHFDPEAVESLITKRTRGIVINTPSNPSGKIFSQEEINQLAEICIRHDLLIFTDEIYEYIVYDGMQHISPGSLSSIKDRVITISGYSKTFSITGWRIGYSACHESLANPIGCASDLVYVCAPAPLQAGVSKAIITLPDSFYTSLSKQYEHKRNLICSALKEASIMPYIPQGAYYVLADVSAIPGTSSKEKAMYLLEKTGVAVVPGSAFYHDEGGNNLIRLCFAKEDKVLEEACERLQRLKLK
- a CDS encoding GNAT family N-acetyltransferase; translated protein: MPIYNQQDTLCGYLVPVIKAYRIVMPVCGKLLARWRNENPSMSADQFTATSQGTEKWLDELIIQRDDRILFLIVTVDGEKVGHIGYSSFNYEEQSCEVDAVLRGEKSVHPGMMTFALGALTSWGLKDLKLLIIRLRVFSDNTRAVAFYKRNNFYIEAENHPVGQGSSKTYTVMRLQSDS